One region of Fragaria vesca subsp. vesca linkage group LG4, FraVesHawaii_1.0, whole genome shotgun sequence genomic DNA includes:
- the LOC101302928 gene encoding uncharacterized protein LOC101302928 produces MACTIDFRCLDEGFGGKTYKRKRNPEPAADDAAMEIDAAYPPPAKRSAVSSSDNPDKPVVFGRPSYDGVIAGKVSGRKWKQPRKQRSSALQVSRKGTTFEEREKNKSVKKAYKERMADLKAEIKRNKEEKRRKMEEREKRKKENILRTGTKLQIISNPKTIQRIAKTKDRKNLKPVPEELMKRNNKKSGLLVSQ; encoded by the coding sequence ATGGCCTGCACAATCGATTTCCGCTGCCTAGACGAAGGCTTCGGCGGCAAAACCTACAAGCGGAAGCGCAATCCCGAACCCGCCGCCGACGATGCCGCCATGGAAATCGACGCCGCCTATCCACCTCCGGCGAAGCGATCCGCCGTTTCCTCGTCGGACAACCCGGACAAGCCAGTCGTCTTCGGGCGGCCGAGCTACGACGGCGTCATCGCCGGGAAGGTTTCAGGACGGAAGTGGAAGCAGCCGCGGAAGCAGAGGTCGTCGGCGCTTCAGGTGAGCCGGAAGGGGACGACGTTCGAGGAGAGGGAGAAGAACAAGTCGGTGAAGAAGGCGTACAAGGAGAGAATGGCGGATCTGAAGGCGGAGATTAAGAGGAATAAGGAGGAGAAGAGGAGGAAGATGGAGGAGAGGGAGAAGCGGAAGAAGGAGAATATCTTGAGGACTGGGACCAAGTTGCAGATTATTTCGAATCCCAAGACGATTCAGAGGATTGCGAAAACAAAGGATAGGAAGAACCTGAAGCCTGTGCCGGAGGAGTTGATGAAGAGGAACAATAAGAAGAGTGGTCTTTTGGTTAGCCAATGA